In Mytilus edulis chromosome 4, xbMytEdul2.2, whole genome shotgun sequence, the following proteins share a genomic window:
- the LOC139519433 gene encoding uncharacterized protein, which produces MTYVTLKAWGKSLDIGGELTIEVQCNVRQALADSAGGYAINFQQDRSSDINGMSLHFKPIGPSSTVVLNTLSKGKWGQETQMQDENVKQIYFENPFKLKLKAISKDTVHVYVNDKFKAEYVCTNQDITETRYIIFPPFVSIHPL; this is translated from the exons aTGACTTAC GTTACGCTTAAAGCATGGGGTAAAAGCCTAGATATAGGCGGAGAATTAACCATTGAGGTGCAGTGCAATGTAAGACAAGCGCTAGCGGACAGTGCCGG tgGTTATGCGATAAATTTTCAACAGGACAGATCATCGGATATTAACGGTATGAGTCTTCATTTCAAACCAATAGGACCAAGCAGTACGGTAGTTCTAAATACACTATCAAAAGGCAAATGGGGACAGGAAACCCAGATGCAGGATGAAAACGTAAAACAGATTTATTTTGAGAACCCATTCAAGTTGAAACTGAAGGCAATATCGAAAGATACAGTTCACGTGTATGTGAATGATAAGTTCAAAGCCGAATACGTATGCACCAATCAAGACATAACTGAAACCCGATACATAATTTTTCCGCCTTTTGTTTCAATACATCCATTATGA